The following is a genomic window from Bacteroidia bacterium.
CCGGAGGTCAATCTCGGCGTCATTCCCGGCTATGGCGGCACGCAGCGGCTCGCCCGCATCGTCGGCTGGGGGAAGGCGACGGAACTCATACTCACCGGTGAAATGGTGGACGCAGCCGAAGCGCTGCGCATCGGTTTGGCGAACCGCGTGGTCGCCCGCGGAGAAGCATTGAGCGCCGCCCGCGCCATGGCCGCCGTCATACACAGCAAGGGTCAACCCGCCGTGCGACTTGCGCTGCAAGCGTTGCGCTGCGTTCCGCAAATGGGGCTGCGCGAGGGACTCGCAACCGAGGCGGCCTTGTTCGGACTGGCCTGCGGTACGGATGATTTCCGGGAGGGGACCAGCGCGTTTCTGGAGAAACGACCCGCGAGTTTTACCGGGAAATGAACTTCGACTCTTTCGACGAGGACGCGCACGGGAACCGTCCTTCTTTCGTGCAGCAACAGGGACCCGACAGGGGCGTACGCATCCGCATGTGGATAGCGGGCGTGCTTGTCGTATTCATTGTTCTCCTCTTCGTGGCGGAACGCTTCGTGACACTCGTGCAGCCGAACCTCGAGCGCATGCAGGAGAAGCGCGACGTCGCGTCCATCGAAAGCTTGCAGGAAGACGTCGAACGCATTCTGAATGATTTCGGCATACAGCCGGAGTGGATACGGCGACGCGTCGTGGAGGTCGGGGATCTGGGCCAGGTGCGTGATCTGTGGCTCATCAAAGTTCCGACCGATCTGCCGTTCGCTTCGCTGAATCTCGATCTGAAGACCATGGCTGAGCAATATCAGGGCAAGGCCTTCGCGGTGGAGAACGCGAAAGAGGCGCAGATCGCCCTGCATATTGTTTTCCGCAAAACGATACGCTACTCGTTAATCTTTCACCCCACAAGCGAAGTGCGGCGGCAGACCGGGAATATCTCCCTGCTGGTTGACGGACTGGAATCCGCGTCGGACGGAGATATCGAACATTTATTGCAGAGTCGCGAACCCATCGCTGCGATCCTGGAGCCGTCGAAAGACGCGGTGCCCCTGCACACACGTCTCCGCGCAGCCGGCCGCGACATCGTGCTGCACCTGCACTTCAAACCCGCGGCGGATGTGGGCTCTCGCTTCGAATTGTCCGAGGACTTGCGGACGGAGGAAATTCAAAGCCATCTGCGATACATCGTGCGGAATTTTCCGGGCTGCCGTGCGTATTACGTCACTTCCGAACGCGCGCCGGGGCTGTACATGCGCACGGTGGAAGAGGAAATGAAAGCGCAGGGGATACGCAAACTCGAAAGCGCCGTGCTGACGTATATTGACCGCTCTTCACAGACGAATGTGATGAGTACCCGCATGAATGACATCGCGGCGCTGGCGGTGAAAGACGGAACCGCCGTCGGTGTCGTGGAACTGCGTCCCGAGGTGCTGGGCTTCCTCGAAACGGAAATCGGCCGGCTGCGCAAAAAAGGCTTTGCCTTCGTGCGGCTCTCCGGCTCCGCCCTGCAATAGCCCCACGCGCAGAGAGGGCAATTCGCCGTGCGTACCCCGGAAAGGTGATTGCGCGGCGAAGGTTTTGCGTGTACATTATTTGATTCCTCAACCTGTCGGAGTTTTCGTGCGTTTTCATCTGCTTGTCCCGGCGTTTCTTGCCTGCACATTTCTGCTCCCCGGTCCCTGCATTGCGCAACCCACCTCAACGGAGGAAGCCGGTGAGGATTTCGCTTCCGTGTATGAGCGTCACCTGGCCGCGTCCATGGACAAGGATTTTGCATCTCCGCTCGTATCGGAACCGGGAGGGGAGAGGAAATCCGGAACACTCGCCGTGTTGTACTCGGTGGTGCTGCCCGGGATGGGGGAACTGTATGCCGATTGTTTCGACCGCGGCAAATACCCGCTCATGACCGAGGCGGCGCTTTGGCTGGGACTTCTCGGAGTCAACGCCTACGGGGATTGGGTGCAAACCGATGCCCGCAGCTATGCGCGGCAGCACGCGGGCTTCGATCCGGACGGGAAAAATGACGAGTTCTACGTGCGCATCGAGAATTACCAGGATCTCTACGATTACAACAATCAGCGCCTGATCGAGCGGCGTCTGGACGAGCTCTACCCGGACGAGGCGCAGTGGTACTGGGGATGGGACAGCGACGAGAACAGAAAGTACTACAAGGATCGCCGCATCCTGTCGGACCAGATGCACAACGCGGTGTCCTTCTTCGTCCTGGGCATGGTGGCAAACCGCATCTGGAGCGCCATACAGAGCGCCATGTTCGTACGCCGCCACAACGCGGCCCTCGAGCAGTCAAGCTGGCTTCCCGATCTGCGTCCGCAGCTCATCGCGAGAGCCGGCCGCACGGACGAGCTGCGCTTCAATTTTTCGCTGAAACTCTCGCGATAGGCCCTATGGTGCCTGCCGCAACCGGCTGTCCCGATCGCCTTTCATCAAAAGGAAATCGTAACCCGTCACACCCCGTTGCTTGTTTTGCAGCGGGATTTCGTGTACCTTTGTCTTAAATCCTCCCGCGCGGGGAGGAT
Proteins encoded in this region:
- a CDS encoding divergent polysaccharide deacetylase family protein, with the translated sequence MNFDSFDEDAHGNRPSFVQQQGPDRGVRIRMWIAGVLVVFIVLLFVAERFVTLVQPNLERMQEKRDVASIESLQEDVERILNDFGIQPEWIRRRVVEVGDLGQVRDLWLIKVPTDLPFASLNLDLKTMAEQYQGKAFAVENAKEAQIALHIVFRKTIRYSLIFHPTSEVRRQTGNISLLVDGLESASDGDIEHLLQSREPIAAILEPSKDAVPLHTRLRAAGRDIVLHLHFKPAADVGSRFELSEDLRTEEIQSHLRYIVRNFPGCRAYYVTSERAPGLYMRTVEEEMKAQGIRKLESAVLTYIDRSSQTNVMSTRMNDIAALAVKDGTAVGVVELRPEVLGFLETEIGRLRKKGFAFVRLSGSALQ